In Populus nigra chromosome 1, ddPopNigr1.1, whole genome shotgun sequence, one genomic interval encodes:
- the LOC133688617 gene encoding flavonoid 3',5'-hydroxylase 1-like, whose product MDVDPVLPGKLTLAALIFFISYQFTGSFIRKLLHRYPPGPRGWPIIGAIPLLGDMPHVTLAKMAKKYGPIMYLKMGTRDMVVASNPDAARAFLKTLDLNFSNRPKDGGPTHLAYNAQDMVFADYGPRWKLLRKLSNLHMLGGKALEEWAPVRVTELGHMLRAMCEASRKGDPVVVPEMLTYAMANMIGQIILSRRVFVTKGSESNEFKDMVVELMTSAGFFNIGDFIPSVAWMDLQGIERGMKKLHRRFDVLLTKMIEDHSATSHERKGKPDFLDVLMANQENSDGARLCLTNIKALLLDLFTAGTDTSSSVIEWALAEMLKNQSILKRAQEEMDQVIGRNRRLVESDIPKLPYLQAVCKETFRKHPSTPLNLPRIADQACEVNGYYIPKGARLSVNIWAIGRDPDVWDNPEVFTPERFFTEKYAKINPRGNDFELIPFGAGRRICAGARMGIVLVEYILGTLVHSFDWKLPEDVDLNMDEVFGLALQKAVPLSAMVSPRLEPNAYLA is encoded by the exons ATGGACGTAGACCCAGTCCTCCCTGGGAAACTTACCTTGGCAGCTCTTATATTCTTCATCAGCTACCAATTTACTGGCTCTTTCATCAGAAAATTGTTGCATCGATACCCCCCGGGACCTCGAGGTTGGCCGATCATTGGTGCAATTCCCCTCCTAGGAGACATGCCTCATGTCACATTAGCCAAAATGGCCAAGAAGTATGGTCCCATCATGTACCTGAAAATGGGTACTCGTGACATGGTTGTGGCCTCCAACCCAGATGCAGCCCGAGCCTTCCTCAAAACCCTTGACCTAAATTTCTCAAACCGTCCCAAAGATGGAGGTCCAACTCACTTAGCTTATAATGCACAAGACATGGTCTTCGCAGATTACGGACCAAGGTGGAAATTGTTGCGCAAATTAAGTAACCTGCACATGCTAGGTGGTAAAGCTCTAGAGGAGTGGGCTCCTGTCCGAGTAACCGAGCTAGGTCACATGCTCCGAGCCATGTGCGAGGCTAGCCGAAAAGGAGATCCTGTGGTGGTGCCAGAAATGTTGACCTATGCAATGGCAAATATGATAGGACAAATTATACTTAGTCGTCGTGTGTTTGTTACAAAGGGCTCAGAGTCTAATGAGTTCAAGGATATGGTGGTGGAGCTAATGACAAGCGCGGGGTTTTTCAATATTGGAGATTTTATACCGTCTGTTGCTTGGATGGATTTGCAAGGAATTGAACGTGGGATGAAGAAATTACATAGAAGGTTTGATGTGTTATTGACGAAAATGATTGAGGATCATTCGGCAACAAGTCATGAACGCAAGGGAAAGCCGGATTTTCTTGACGTTCTAATGGCCAACCAAGAAAATTCGGATGGTGCGAGGCTTTGTCTTACCAACATTAAGGCTCTTCTCTtg gACTTATTCACAGCTGGTACCGACACCTCCTCGAGCGTAATTGAATGGGCACTTGCCGAGATGTTGAAAAACCAGAGCATCCTTAAAAGGGCTCAAGAAGAGATGGATCAAGTCATCGGTCGGAATCGACGGCTAGTTGAATCTGACATACCAAAACTTCCATACCTGCAAGCCGTATGCAAAGAAACATTTCGAAAACACCCATCAACGCCTCTAAACCTCCCCAGGATTGCTGACCAAGCATGCGAAGTGAATGGATATTATATCCCTAAAGGCGCTAGACTTAGTGTTAATATTTGGGCTATAGGGAGGGACCCAGATGTGTGGGATAATCCAGAGGTCTTTACTCCTGAGAGATTCTTTACtgaaaaatatgcaaaaattaaTCCACGGGGAAATGATTTTGAGCTAATTCCGTTTGGAGCAGGGAGAAGAATTTGTGCTGGGGCTAGAATGGGAATTGTGCTGGTGGAGTACATTTTAGGCACGTTGGTGCACTCTTTTGATTGGAAATTGCCGGAGGATGTTGATCTCAACATGGACGAGGTCTTCGGCCTTGCATTGCAGAAGGCTGTCCCTCTCTCCGCTATGGTTAGCCCACGCCTAGAACCTAATGCATATCTTGCCTAA